Proteins encoded in a region of the Tautonia rosea genome:
- a CDS encoding MMPL family transporter — MIFDLIARLVIRRGLLLVLGWIALAVVLNRYAPSWDEVSLDDDVRFFPAGSLSVEGQALLERGFPEATESTAVVAVERAEGPLTDDDLAFIGTLADRLKGLIGPEFAIATVTDFRDRYMDSILIGGNGVDGGGQAALTLVGIEATYASKQARLTVNAIEEVIDDLAGEVPSGIRLALTGSAVVGHDMNESSNASIDTTTYATIALVIAILLAVYRSPLLALIPLVTIALSVFISLKGLPTLRWVPGLDFQVINVTKVFVIVVLFGAGTDYCLFLIARYREERAHGHDIPEALGIAIRQVGAALVASAGTVIVGLGMLWFSSFAKIQYSGPAIALSLAVALAAALTLAPVLLKWFGRTIDWPFGPPPIIRAEVEAEADHLPGGIPDQAEAALRGPWGRIANLVAHRPASILAVSLLALTPLALYGTTVTSNYGQLSDLPSTAPSKIGARLIRDYFPIGELGPTTLLVHAPELDFRDDEGRQALADLSDRLESLPEVARIRSLARPLGEPLEETIRLSAEEQALPGFLRRPIEQARSALIERGYQAAEPVYVSTRPTDPADLGSIARIDILLSIDPFSEDGMNALNAIQREVNALTTAEAGPLAGAEVGYAGSTPMLYDLRSAIGNDQKRMYVLVTLGVYAILVLLLRRPGICLYLIATVVLGYLATLGLTDLVFQALHEGPEPWQGLDWKVSFFLFVILVAVGEDYNIFLMARVLEEEVGHGPIDGTRRAVAATGGIISSCGLIMAGTFGSMLTGKLLALRELGFALAVGVLLDTFIVRPILVPAFIILLERIRSRFSSGKRRSLPSHEEPAPAGGAPAVLRVDYGIGSQQTPRR; from the coding sequence ATGATCTTCGACCTGATCGCACGACTGGTAATCCGTCGCGGCCTGCTTCTCGTACTGGGCTGGATCGCCCTGGCGGTCGTGCTCAATCGCTATGCTCCGTCCTGGGACGAGGTCAGCCTCGACGACGACGTCCGGTTCTTCCCCGCCGGATCGCTCAGCGTCGAGGGACAGGCCTTGCTTGAGCGCGGCTTTCCCGAGGCAACCGAGTCGACCGCCGTTGTGGCCGTCGAACGGGCCGAGGGGCCTCTGACCGACGACGACCTGGCATTCATCGGCACCCTGGCCGATCGGCTCAAGGGCCTCATTGGCCCCGAGTTCGCCATCGCCACCGTGACCGACTTCCGCGACCGCTACATGGATTCGATCCTCATTGGCGGGAATGGCGTCGATGGCGGCGGCCAGGCCGCCTTGACCCTCGTCGGGATCGAAGCGACCTACGCCAGCAAGCAGGCTCGGCTCACGGTCAACGCCATCGAGGAGGTCATCGACGACCTCGCCGGCGAGGTCCCCTCCGGAATCCGGCTCGCCCTGACCGGCTCGGCCGTCGTCGGCCACGACATGAACGAGTCGTCAAACGCCAGCATCGACACGACGACGTATGCCACCATCGCCCTGGTCATCGCCATCTTACTTGCCGTCTATCGGTCACCCTTGCTGGCCCTGATCCCCCTCGTGACGATCGCCCTCTCGGTCTTCATCTCGCTCAAGGGGTTGCCGACGCTCCGCTGGGTCCCTGGACTCGATTTCCAGGTCATCAACGTCACGAAGGTCTTCGTCATCGTCGTCCTGTTCGGGGCCGGGACCGATTACTGCCTGTTCCTCATCGCCCGATACCGCGAGGAGCGCGCCCACGGCCACGACATTCCCGAAGCCCTCGGCATTGCGATCCGGCAGGTCGGCGCCGCTCTGGTCGCCAGCGCCGGAACGGTGATCGTCGGCCTGGGGATGCTCTGGTTCTCCAGCTTCGCCAAGATCCAGTACAGCGGCCCGGCCATCGCCCTGAGCCTGGCGGTTGCGTTGGCGGCGGCCTTGACGCTCGCGCCGGTCTTGCTCAAGTGGTTCGGCCGGACGATCGACTGGCCCTTTGGGCCTCCTCCCATCATCCGTGCCGAGGTCGAGGCCGAAGCCGACCACCTTCCCGGCGGAATCCCCGATCAGGCCGAGGCCGCCCTACGAGGCCCCTGGGGACGGATCGCCAACCTCGTTGCCCATCGCCCGGCCTCCATTCTCGCCGTCAGTCTGCTGGCCCTGACGCCGCTCGCCCTCTACGGCACGACGGTCACGTCCAATTACGGGCAGCTCTCCGATCTTCCCAGTACCGCCCCCAGCAAGATCGGTGCTCGATTGATCCGAGACTATTTCCCGATCGGCGAACTCGGCCCGACCACCTTGCTCGTGCATGCCCCCGAACTCGATTTCCGGGACGATGAAGGCCGCCAGGCCCTCGCCGATCTCTCCGATCGCCTGGAATCGTTGCCCGAAGTTGCCCGCATCCGATCCCTGGCCCGGCCGCTCGGCGAGCCACTCGAAGAAACCATCCGTCTCTCGGCCGAGGAACAGGCCCTGCCCGGCTTCCTCCGCCGACCGATTGAACAAGCTCGAAGTGCCCTCATCGAACGGGGCTACCAGGCTGCCGAGCCCGTCTACGTGAGCACCCGCCCCACCGATCCGGCCGACCTCGGCTCCATCGCCCGAATTGACATTCTCCTGTCCATTGACCCCTTCTCCGAAGACGGGATGAACGCCCTCAACGCCATTCAGCGCGAGGTCAACGCCCTGACGACCGCCGAGGCCGGGCCGCTCGCCGGGGCCGAGGTCGGCTACGCTGGCTCCACTCCCATGCTCTACGACCTTCGCTCGGCCATCGGCAACGATCAGAAGCGGATGTACGTGCTGGTGACGCTCGGGGTCTATGCCATTCTCGTCCTGCTCCTTCGCCGTCCCGGCATCTGTCTCTACCTCATTGCCACGGTCGTCCTCGGCTACCTCGCCACGCTCGGGCTGACCGACCTCGTCTTCCAGGCTCTGCACGAAGGCCCCGAACCCTGGCAAGGACTCGACTGGAAGGTCAGCTTCTTCCTGTTCGTGATCCTGGTGGCCGTCGGTGAAGATTACAACATCTTCCTCATGGCTCGCGTGCTGGAGGAAGAAGTCGGTCACGGACCAATCGACGGCACCCGGCGCGCCGTCGCCGCCACGGGAGGCATCATCAGCTCGTGCGGCCTGATCATGGCCGGCACCTTCGGTTCCATGCTCACCGGCAAGCTGCTCGCACTCC